Genomic window (Takifugu rubripes chromosome 1, fTakRub1.2, whole genome shotgun sequence):
AGTGCAAATTTCCAATATCTGACTACAATTATCTgatataaatataaacacaacataaaagCTTTGGAACTGAATATGCAAACACCCTCAAATTTACCCAAACAGCACGAAAAGTTCAATATTTAATGCAATAGGTTTTAAAATCTATGAAGGTGTGAGGAAATCTAGGAACTCTCACCGGGTAGGTAATGTTTTTCTGGTTATTTCCAGCAAAACTATCACTTAAGAGTAAAATAATACTTAATATTGTAATTGTTGTTACCTCCCGAAGAAGACGGCCTGTCTTTGTGCTGAGCCAGAGGATTTTGTTTGCCGACGTGGCAACCAGCAAGTGCTCAGTGGAAGCCGGAGAGAAGCACACCTTCAGTGCAGAATCAAGATGAGGGCTGTGCACATCTAAAATGCTCACATCGACATGGAGCAACTAGACAGAGATAAAACAAGTCAGTGGAGAAATGGGCGTAAAGCAACGTGATCTCAGATCAATATATCAGTTATCTGAAATGACATAAACACACCAGTTTCTGTCTGGTTCTTCTAAAGTCAACGAGGATGCAATATATCAATAAGATAAACATCTTCAAAGAAAATGCAATAAATCACTGATGGGTTAGTGTTGTTTTAATACAATGGACACCTTAGCAAAACCTAGGTTTTTCTGGAACATAAGACATAAATAAGGTAATCAAATGTGCATATATCACATCATTACATCATATCCTCATCCGTAACACTGAAAGCTGATGGTGTGCTGTACCTCCTCCAGAGACTTGGAATCAGCAATGGTAACAATGTACTGTGTGGGACCAACAAAAGCCAGACAGCGGCTGTCACTGCTCACAGTGAGAGTGTCTGAAGCTCGCTCAGGGCCTCCAGCTACCACATTATCTAGAATAATTAGGAACAGATTAAATCAATCGATGCAATGTTAAAGGGATAATGAACATCCTTTGGGGCTGTGTAAGGTACTTAAACCTCACTGGTGTAGTAATTGCTGAATCAATAAGTGGCAATGAAGCAATTTAAGTAATTAATCAACCAGCTGCCAAGGATTACTTTTTAGTAATGTTTCTGTCAAGAGTTTATTGATCACTGTATCATTGGTCACTGTTTAGGAACTGGTTTAATGTACATACAAAGAACTCGGATCACATTGTAGTCTTCATCAAAGGCGTTGTAAAGAACCAAAGAGCCCTGGGAGTCAGCGCTGTACATGAACTCCCCATCTGGGGTGAAGATAAGGCCCATCACTCGACCGCTGTGTTGCCTGCAATTAGTTCCATTTCATTATTTACACACTGCACCCAGAAACAAGTGAACTCAGACGCTTTGACTCGTTTCCCATGAATCTAAAAATAGCTGTAGTTAATAGGCAGGAGCCCTTTTCTGATACATACTTGTGTTCAGCCAGCAGTTTGGCACTGGAGATGTCAAAGACTCTGACAATACCAGAGTTGAACCCACAGGAGATGTGACCTTCACTGGGATGGAAGGCAACACAGCCAGGGCAGTCATCAGACACAAAGTCATACAACTATTCACAGGATACAACAGAATGAAACACTGTTGTTAAAGAGGAATTTAGGTGATGAATTATAGAAAATGTAATCATGTACATGATGTTTACTGACCTGATGCAATGAGTCCATACTCCAAATGCGCACCGTTCCATCGGATGAAGCAGTTGTGAGATGCCGACGGATGCCATCCACACTGAAGCCCAGCACAGTCTCTGTGTGTGACCTCATTAGTGTGTTGTAACTATGGCTCTTCACATCTAGGAATCCCATGATACCAGCAGAACTGCAAGCAAGGACCAAATGGTTGTCCGAAGAGACTGAAACAAGGCTGACGGGTCCCTCaagctctggaaaaaaaaaagaaattttcTCCAAATAGAGTGCTTGCTGCATGGAAGAGTCTGAGACCTCAtctcaaagaaaaagaaaaagaaaaatattaatTTTGTCCTTCAAAAAGTATCAAGATtcctgaatgcagcagaaaaAAGGGTGCTGGTATGTTCTTCCACTGCAAATCAGAATACAGCTAGAAAATCCAAAATGACCTTAAGATAAATAACTGCTGAGGGGTGGAAACAGTTACAGTTACCATTTTGATCAGTCAAATAATGTCACGCTTCCACGGGGCTGCACTTACGTGCTTCCAGGAACACATTAGTGAAATCAAGGGACCAGAGCCGCAGGAAGCCATCCTCAGAGCCGGTGCAACAGAAAGATGAGGACATGCTGATACTGTTGATGGCAATGCCTGCATCTGGAGCAAgcaatcacaaacacacacacatctttacatCACGTTTTCATCTTTCAGTAATAACCACTGTCTTGCTTTTTAAACTAACAACATGCACTCTGTGTCATAGTGATTTTGAATGCACCGGTCTTAAAGGGTGGTTTCTCCCTGCAGTTGGATTGTGGTTGTtgtgcaggctgcagcctcctgaTGTTTTTGATTACAACTCGACTGTAGTCAATTTCGAAGATATAACCATTTCGACTGCTGGCATATCTGTGGGAAACCAATCATGGATGAAAATAAAGATTGCCACTAATTATAGACTAGGAGAATTATGCCATTTAAaatactgggggggggcactgggttGATCACTCACAAGGTAAAATTCCCAAGACACGGGTTAGAAGACTGTTCCTCAAAGGTCACATCGGTGAAGTCTATCGAGCGGTATTCACCGAGGTCTACTGGACATGAACGGAGTGTACCATTCCGCACACGCCAGAGGCGAATATTATCCCAACCACATGACACCAtcctgaaaaaaacaacacacctTACAGCAGCATCCTAAACATGCATCCTTACCTTGGGTAAGAAATCAATGAATATTAaattaatgacaaaaacagagcAGGACGGGTACCTTGTGTCGTCAAAGAAGGTGACCTTCATGGTGTTGATGTCAACATCAGTATGAGCTTTAGCTAAGATGGTCACGTCACCTCCTTCCCTAACTTTCAGAGTATtccacaccaccaccatctttGATAGGTCAACATAGAGGATATAAGTCACAGTATGATTTTAGAAAAGTGCCAGTTGCAAAAAAAAGTAAGTGTATGACTCCATTTTCAAagcttttgtatttttattgcaTACCGTTTTAATTTTGCTGTCTTTACCCACCCCACACAGGATAGCGCCACTGTATGAAAAGCTTCAAATCACAGAGACAATAAAAGTGAGTCAAGAATGTGCGCATGTACTAAAAGGAATGTTCATAAAAGCAAAGCAGCATATAGATTTGGTTACCTCAGACAGGATAATGAATGAGCAGCAATCCTGAACATGGAAAGACAGGTTCCTTTCTGGTAGTTCCACACTCGAACTACACTGTGGTTGCCCATTTGTGCCGAGGCCAGCAGTGTTGTGTTGCCATTAAAAGCCAGGGCAGACACCTATAGAGGAAGCACGAGGCACACATTTCTAAACTGAACGGactaggggaaaaaaaaaaaagagctttactGGTACTCTGGCGACTAGCAATGAAGAGGTTTGTGTAAGTGTTGACTCTGCATATGAGTTTCTGAGTCAAATAAAATAAGTGCCCTTTTTTGAAGGATCGTAGACAAAGTCTTCCTATATAGTGAAAAGGACAAAGATCAGATTGCAGGTCATTTACCTTATCGGTGTGGCCAATAAAAAATCTCTGCTGATTAGAGAACACGTTCAAAGAGACAATAATAGCATGACAGGGATAAACCACTGCATCACCCGTTTTGGTCCACAGTGCCTAGGGTCGAGAAATACAACTATTATGGCTTTTTCTACAATAATTTCCTTTGATCATCTAAAACTACGTCAAATGAACATACACAGCTTGCAGTGGCTCCTCCAAAACCAATTATCCGATTGAGCTTAAGAATTGGATCAGGAAGCAGCTTCTAATAGGGAGAGTAGAAAAATTTAACAAGGCATTGAGACAATTAGATTCATTGATTTTAATTTCTAATAATAAGGAACTCCATTCTCCTTTTACCTTCTGTGTGGGTCCTTTAGACAGTAGAGGATGGACAGGAGATGGAACATTAGAGCAAAGAAACTAAAACAGATAAAACGAAAACACCTCTGTGAGGTTGTTGCAATGTGCTGGACATGATGCATAAAAACACGGAGGAATGtgggaaacacaacacaacacaacacacatcacaACTGATTGTAAAACTTAGTCAATTTGAAGCATCACCTCTTCGCTCTCCTCTGCTAGTTCATCAGATCCCTCCTCTGGATGTGCATACACATGCACTTCTCTCCCAGTGATGATTGGGGCCATTAATGTGTCCTGGTGTGAACTGGAGCATGTTGATCTCTGCTGATGCTGGTCATCATTAGGGCTAAGTGAACCATCTCTCTGGTGTTTGGAAACTACTCCCAACTCTGGAATGCTCGTCACCATGACAGCTTGGTTCCTGTGGAACTGAGAACACTGACAGTAAGCAGTAAATTTAGCCTGAGAAATATTTGAAATCTTACTGGTCTGACTAAATTTGGATTTTTCACCTGTTTACTGCGGGACATACAATCCTGGACTGGTTTGACGTGCTCTTCTGTAACGGGGCTTCCATCATCATTGGTGCATTCTGTGAAGGAgattgatatatatatatttttatccCTGATACATTCCTGTTAGGCCCTATGCAtagaaacataaataaatttaaatgacTTTCCAAACAATTCGCATTGTAACCCATTGTAAAGTCAACAGCAGAAAGCCATCCAGCACATACAGGTTACACATGCTGGATGGCCTTCTGCTGTATAAACATGTTAGTAGAAACCTGAAGATAAAAAGATGTAAACAGAACCAAGCTCCCCATTTCCACTAGAATTCCTCTCTTTAACAACTCATTGAAACATCTAATGTAAAGATCACCTTATACTGAACATATACTGTAAACCGTATGTCCAGTGACTCGTTGGCTTGAGTTAATCAGTTAAAACTAAAATGATAGATGACTACAGCAGACCACAAAATGTTAAATGACTACCGGTACTCTCCTTTAACTTTGCGTTTGTGACCATATAATCCCAATAATtttatcaataaaaataaaaagaattcaGCAGGCAGCACTTCAATGGCAGCTTATTTACAGGATTTCTGTATAAAAGTAATGGAAAAAGGGTCTGAAAAAGCTACATTAATTGTGGCATTTATGACTTACCAGCCTCATTCTTGGACTTTTCTTTCTGAATGGAGAAAAATGGTAATTTTGATCCATCTGAAGGAAACCTTTTGCAATTAGAAAATTTATTTTAGTACATTGGGATAGTTTAGATAACAATTTCAATAAAGACAATTACATATTTTACTTAGGTAACTGGTATGTAAAGTAAATATATCTTGTGGACACCTGGTTAGTGGTATAAATATTTGTGCTTCATCcatagaaaaaaagagaaaataacatGTTAATATAacatgttattaaaaaaaatcccatacATCACAATCAGGCCAAATGTAAGAATGCAGAATTCCTTATTAGAATCTTTTTTACTAATATGGGTGTGTGTCAAAGAGCAGCAGATTAAATAAAACTCGTGGATGAAAAAAGCAAAGATACTGTAACTCGTCCACTTTGTGGGAGCCTACAGAAGAGATGAAATTACCTCCATGAAAAGGTGTAAAGATTTAATGGAACTTACAGATCAAAGGGGGACAATGAAGAAATCTAAATATAAGTGCAAAGTAAGACTATCTTATTAACCACACTGACCAGCCTGTCAAAAAACAGGGACCAGCttaaatactttttaaaaaaatgtagatTAACATTCTACTGATGAGGTTACGATCCACAGTCAGCTATGGGAAACAGTTTGAACTGTCTAGCAAAAGGTTAAATTTCAATTAATTTACTGTTGCACTGAATGCGTTAGTGGTAAGATGAATATGTAGAGTTCTTGAATGAGACAAAAATACCTGATATAATCATACAGATCATGCCAGGACGTTCCTTTAGGGACAGGAAATGCCATCTCTCTGGGGATGGGACCAAGTCCTTGAGAAGATGTCAGACCCATCAACTTAGCTTCATTGAAAGAAATTCCTGTTAAGGAAGAAAATATGTATTAAATTCTCAAAAAAATCTTAATTGCAATATATATAAAGTGAACATGAATATTGGTGATCTGTGAGGGTGTCACCTGGATCAAGCAGCAGGTCAGTAGTAAACATGTTTTTCACCGCCATGTTTGCACAAAGCTTGATGCTCTTCAGGCTGTGGTAGCAGTGTTTGAGATAGATGGACATCATGTATTCTAAATCCAGCATTAGACAGGTCCAACGcactgaaggaggagcaggacccATCAAACCTGGAACGGTGTCAAATGTACTCATATACCATACATGAGTATACTCAACTATCAACGGGCCAGAGCTGATGTGTATAACAATTTGGATGTTGCATTTTACCATGTCTATTAGTTTTGGCTCTGCCTTCATAAACAGAATCATTTGCAGCTGCACACAAAAAGGGAAACTGGAGCCAGGTCGGTGTTGACTTGAACTCTTTAAACATGTTGGAGAAGGAGATCCGGACTGCAAGACCCCCCTTCACACATCATCatgagaaagaaacaaaaatctGTTATTCTCACACAAACCTTAACACATAATCGTGTTAAATCTATATTTATTTACCTTCACTGAGACATCCAGGTGGACTATGAAGTATTTCCCAGGGGTGGGTCTGAACAGAAGATAGAAGTACCGTCCTGTCAGCCCCAGCGAATGCTTAATGTTTTTGGGAACCAGAATGTAGCTGTTGGCTGGGACAGGAGCCCTGATCCGGAACACTGAGCACTTCAGTGTCTTGTTCTGCCATTCAAAGTGAAGGTAAAGTAAGAAATCATTGGTCAGAATATTCAAGGTTACTCCATAACTGCGTGGGCTTCAAAGCTGCAGTggactctttattttttttagataaaaTACTTTAAAACAAATCTTTAAAAGTTCTCATTGATTACCATGGATGTTGACACATCTCCCACTTTTGAAGACCTTTTCCATTCTTCCACTTTGATGTGCTTAAATATGTTGACGTAAGGATGCTGCCAATCTGCGAAATAAAAAACAAGACAGGTCCGTCTCAATTCCTGACTTCTTTATGTAGCTATGGAATTGTAATGTCAGTGATGGATGTGTAAATATGTCACCTTTACCTTTGCAAGCCATAGAGCGATATATCGCAATCGGGAAACTTCAACGTCGATCTGCAAttttgtttaaatcaagcgGCTTACGGTCATGTAAACGTACATTTGGTGAAGTTAGCTAGCAAAAAAGTCGTATGAAAAGCCCGTTCACCGTATCACAGAGGTGAAAATGTGATACCCTTTTATTAGCTTACGAAATACGAAGACAATTGCAGTCAATAGGGGAAATGAACTAAAATTTGCGGGGATCTCTGTGTCTTGTTTGTTCCCGCTTCAGCTGCCGCTGTTGTCATCGACGCTGGTGACGTTCCGTCGCAGGTAATTCTGGGTAATGAAGTCTATAAATCAGAGCCAACGTCGAAGAAAATCCAAAGgattttaaactgaaaaaagtTTTAAATCACATCTCGGGCTAAGCTGTGAAGCAACGGTTGGGTGTGACTCTATAGCAAATATGATTTACTTTAAAACATACtcttaggttcaaacgacctaaaacatgagagagagagagagagagaaatgaggcaaagacaacagctttaagttttacttgcagcaaggaggaCGGGGAGATGCGGTCAGTttcagatctccaacacgtcctgagACACACCTCCCGCCACCCTTCTTTTATTAggattaggaggtccctagttacatagaattcaaatgtgcctaaagggaggggggaaaccCAAACAATAGCAGGGTCCATTTATAGTAAAACTTGCAAATCATAATGACGAGTGCGTCTTCATTGAATTATCAGCTTGGCTCGCACACACAGCACATCCTTCCATACAAGATAAAAGCCTATACAAAGAGAATAAATTCTCCTGCTTCCCATGCTGTTGTTGCATCCTGATACTCCTTACAGCGGCTGTATCCTGTTGTTCttgagcaggtgtgtgagctTACACATTAGACATCACGAAGCTTCAGCATTAACAAGTAATAAAAGCATAATGTCATCTTATGTaaaatgtagttttttttaTGGTTAAAAAATCATGCAAGGTGTTCACATTTTCAATACATTACAATAGTCACAGCACAAATCTTGGTTTAACAGATTCACATTATACTCACAAATATACCATAAATGTCAGATGTACCTTAGTCAGAATCTATATTTACAACATGTGGGAGTAACTCTACAGGGAAAGAAACCTGCATTTGCATGGATGATTGTCCATTGTCATCCTGTTCATCATTTGCCAGTGTGCTGTCATGATTTAACACCACTGGTAATGAAGAATCACCGGGCTGAGTGAGGCACGACTGTCCTTCACATCTAAACATCAGCGACCGCCCGAGACTGGGTGAACTGCCAGGCCCTGGCCTCAGCGTTACGGGTGAAGATCTGTGTTGCTCTGGCACCGTGGCAACGGACAACGTTTCTACTCGAGAATCAGTCACAGCTAGTCACTGCCCACAGCACACAAATTCAGCTTCAGTCCTCCAAATGTgccacttcctcctcagctctgtTCTCACCTGCATCCGTGAGGAAAGTAAGACGGTTCAGatttatttagtcatttttgtttgtttatttatttatttattttgacgATTTTATACTTTTAGACATCACAAAAATGGAATAGTTAGAGCAGTGGAAATTAGTAAGTTAGTTTTAGGAAGAATGTAATGTGTAACAACAAACCTCTTTATTAGCGTAGCAGTAAAGCACAGACACAAGTAAGCCCTGTAGAAAGGTCATATATCAGGAAAGGCCATGTCATACAcgtgacaacaaaaacaattgGGTGTTTTAAAGCACATACTCAAAAAGAGTACACAAACAACATTTTTGCAGTTAATTGTTACATGGTCACTTTTCCACATATGAGGAGAAATGCGTAAATAGCTTCTTTCTATTTTTTACCAGAGTCCAAATTACCTCACCTACGTACACCAGTTTGGTTATTCTAAAGACTGGAAATACTTATTTCTACACAGCTCAGGTAAACTATGTAAACCATTGTAAAATTTTGGTTTCATATTAAATTTATTTCTAGAAAACTAAAGTAAGTCAGTATTTTTTAGAACATGATCGCACGTCCACAAATAGCAACAGACACTAATCAAGCCCACCTGAAAAGAATTCAGAGTAAGGGTGAAAAAGACTTTAATGTAGCGCAGAATGCCAGTTGTTTGCTCATCTGTAGCAAAAATGAATATGATTTCATGAATCCCAAACAGAGGTATAAGGGTAAGTGTTGCCTTGGCAAGCCTACAAACCAGAAAGAAGAACAATTCAAAGGAGAAAAGAGTAGAAGTGAGTAAGCAAGGAAAACCACACAGGTGGAGATGTGaatttgaaaatgtgtgaatttcACAATCCCTTTATGTCAAGTCTTTAacctgtgctaaaatgtttaaataagaCAATAAGCATTTGATCTGTAATGTGTCTCTACCCAAGGAAGAGCTTCACAATGCAACGGGTCAACTTGCCGAAGTTTGTAATCAGGGTATCCACTTTGTTTGTTGGCTCTTAATTTGGAGAGAATTACCTTCAGGATCTTCATGAAAATTAAAAAGTTGATCTGTTGATCAAAGAATCAATATGTCAATTGTGCATGCAGTACACATTTACAGTGAGTGGAGATTCAATCACTCACCAGTGAGGCAAAAAGAATCGGTAAACGGATAATCCACCAATAGTTCATGTTTTCATTGAAGGCCCAACACCTGTAAAAGGGAGAAGCATGGAGAATCATATTGTCTGTGGTGGATAATTGTGACTGGAGCAGATGGGAACAAACACGCTtactctttgttttctttcagaagTTTCATCACAACCCAGGGTATCACAAACAATAGTGGTGTGCCTGATCAAAGCAAACGGCTGAAATTAATTTGTAGCTCTCTGCAAAGTAATTATTCACAGCTGAACTTAATGACATACAGGGTGGAATATCACAAGTCTTGCAAATGAAACTGAGCAACTACTCCATGAAATTTCACATTATCTATCATCCTTAGAGGTAGGAGATATAAATGGCCGCTGCTAATTAGCAGGTGACATCTTTACAGGTGGAATGCTGACACCCCATGGAGATAACCTTAGACGGTTAGATGGTAGGTTTGATCAGTCTTTTAGCATCAATAAATACCAAAAGAACTCACCCCAACCAAGACAGATGTAGGGCAAGTGTTTATTGTTATCAATGAACACTGAAGCAATAAGAACAGAGTACAAATAAACCGCTTCTCCGAAGAACCAACAATGATTGGCCAGGACACAGTACTGCATCACAGCCTGGGCCATTCGGCAGCCAATGGCAGCCTAGAGGAAGAGGTCACGTAAAAACAGATGTTACCTGTGGGCCACAGCAAATAAAGAAGGATGATCGTTCAGCGGCTCTACCTGGTGACTTAGCATCTCTCCCACATCGGTCTGTTTCACAATCTCTCGTCCCCAGTGCCGTTCCAGCATAGTGTCCTTAATGATAACCGATACAGCTCGCAGgatgagggacaggaagagattaGCATGAATGTAATTCCTAGAACAGCGCAATTTCCTGGAAAACATACAGAAACTCACAGTATAAAATATCACTTCAGTTCCTTTAGTACTATTTCACTGTGGTGCTGCGTGTAATGTAGTCTATTTTACCTAAAGCTCAGAAGAATGACAAGCGCTGTTGAGAgtgtgaggagggagatggagtAGCCAACAGTGTACACCATCCTGAAGTTCACCATCATTTGTTTGAACCACAACTGTAAAGACAATCCATGGCACTTATTTAAATGTCAGCTCAATAATGGTAATCCATCTTTAATTTGTCATTGGCTATATCCGCTTGCTTATACAAGCACAAATAAGGATTGCTTTATTCCTTAATTATTAACTAGGATTAGATTTAGGATTAGGTGTCAGCGGAGCTGCTGCACAGTTTCCCATTCAATCACAGTTATGCTAGTTGGAAACCTTAACATTTAATCATTATCAATGGTAAAgttttgatgtgtggacattTTTGATGCCTCTAAATTATTGGGAATATCTAAGATTCCATTTACTAAAGGAACATTCTCTTTCTTATGGGAGAACGCAAAATGATGCACAAgtgattaaaaagaagaaaacacaggTGACAGCCATGAGAGCAATTAGGCAAGTGAGAAATGTAACGAACACCACAGGAGTCACACTCATAGGGCGACAAGACCAGACAGGGAAATGAACACAAGGCTATATGAACTGAGATACATCCAAAATACACTTTGTAGAAAAATTTAGAATTCTAAAAGGAACCAACTACAAAGTACTGTACAAGTATGATCTGTTCCCACAAAATTCCCACAAAAACGATTGTGACTAGCTTTGTTTCTGGGATGAACCAACAAGGATTAATCAGAAAGATGACCATACAAATGGATCATAGGAACACTTTTTACACAGACAACTTTTTAGAAGCAGACTGGCTCTGCATCGGTCTTCGTTGTTTCTGAGTTTCATAACAGAGCTTGAACCACATCCATACACATACAACAGAGTTTTTTCAATTGTTTACTGCAATCAGCATATCCACGGGCAGACAGTCTAATCAGTGGACACAAACATAGTGGGTCCATAGTGAGATCCTCGGCTCAGCAGAAATGACAAATGGTTTACAGACAGGGAGACGGTTGGACACAAGTAAAAGACATTTAGGAATTTAGgtaagaaaaggaaggaaggaagagcagACAATGAGCAGACACAAGACAAACTAAACACAAACGTAAACAGAAACTAGCAGCATCAGTACAGACACATTCACCTTTCATAGACATAGAttcttatacagtgggacctctacttatgaacggctctacatgcggaattttcaggttacgaaacgtctcaacgggaaaatatttcctcttgttacgaaataaatttcaggatacgaaaggcaaaaatacgctaccgctgctactcgcagctcgcggaatTTAGCCAACgtaaacttgcttgtagctgctctgccattggctatcgcctagcatcttcctgtcatcccattggctaggagggacgccAATccgtacaagtttgtgtgtatcccaacGTCGCCTtcgtcgtcttcgggatttattgtgggtgtttgtatgtttgtccattagatggcggtgttacc
Coding sequences:
- the wdr90 gene encoding WD repeat-containing protein 90 isoform X2; the encoded protein is MACKDWQHPYVNIFKHIKVEEWKRSSKVGDVSTSMNKTLKCSVFRIRAPVPANSYILVPKNIKHSLGLTGRYFYLLFRPTPGKYFIVHLDVSVKGGLAVRISFSNMFKEFKSTPTWLQFPFLCAAANDSVYEGRAKTNRHGKMQHPNCYTHQLWPVDMRWTCLMLDLEYMMSIYLKHCYHSLKSIKLCANMAVKNMFTTDLLLDPGISFNEAKLMGLTSSQGLGPIPREMAFPVPKGTSWHDLYDYIRFPSDGSKLPFFSIQKEKSKNEAECTNDDGSPVTEEHVKPVQDCMSRSKQFHRNQAVMVTSIPELGVVSKHQRDGSLSPNDDQHQQRSTCSSSHQDTLMAPIITGREVHVYAHPEEGSDELAEESEEFLCSNVPSPVHPLLSKGPTQKKLLPDPILKLNRIIGFGGATASCALWTKTGDAVVYPCHAIIVSLNVFSNQQRFFIGHTDKVSALAFNGNTTLLASAQMGNHSVVRVWNYQKGTCLSMFRIAAHSLSCLSFSYSGAILCGVGKDSKIKTMVVVWNTLKVREGGDVTILAKAHTDVDINTMKVTFFDDTRMVSCGWDNIRLWRVRNGTLRSCPVDLGEYRSIDFTDVTFEEQSSNPCLGNFTLYASSRNGYIFEIDYSRVVIKNIRRLQPAQQPQSNCREKPPFKTDAGIAINSISMSSSFCCTGSEDGFLRLWSLDFTNVFLEAQLEGPVSLVSVSSDNHLVLACSSAGIMGFLDVKSHSYNTLMRSHTETVLGFSVDGIRRHLTTASSDGTVRIWSMDSLHQLYDFVSDDCPGCVAFHPSEGHISCGFNSGIVRVFDISSAKLLAEHKQHSGRVMGLIFTPDGEFMYSADSQGSLVLYNAFDEDYNVIRVLYNVVAGGPERASDTLTVSSDSRCLAFVGPTQYIVTIADSKSLEELLHVDVSILDVHSPHLDSALKVCFSPASTEHLLVATSANKILWLSTKTGRLLREVPKVHRHQCSSLAVSEDGRFLLTAGHNAVKVWDYNMQLDVNSQMFIGHSQPICQVGFTPDQLGVISVGDAIFFWDFLPFPEESASDDSSSSVLSNRSASKTELKVVEPESELGESVLSNGVPRKLVPLPCSPPVDISTLDQLDHVAEETVPLSTSGSGVVAEPRPAPSFLKITVPDQTSPLTVRHSDKGTEPVRPDCYRHFISRFKTSTVDQAAVPPIPGEECIKLKAVIGYNGNGRDNMVWSPEQGLFAYTCGSVVVVEYLHTGRQRHLQGHHEEISCLAITHNTETMASASGGSHGARSLICIWNVQNGTCRTTLFHHSGEVQCLTFSSDDRFLLSAGGFSDPVVALWDSDTFQLLSSISVSGLIHDAAFSPSAANQLACVGSHGVYFCFVHACGSDVELRFQGVKAPAEVGDVELTALSYHADSLLFTATNRGHVCIWDVGTQHCFMTWEAEEGEIGVLLCRGNRLLSGSNSRWLRLWEVEAVKPQDSFSNVNQRRTKVVLEHEIMLDGATVSAAFDKTLDMGIIGTTAGTIWYINWSDYGNIRLVSGHKNRVNAVAFSPDEKYFATCSEDGSVRVWLVSSIELMVQFQVLSQACGSVCWSPSSSKDGACLAAGYSDGTLRIFRLSSSEMELKLHPHDGVAVTAIQYSANGHVILSAGQNGLVAVSSTVNGATVRVIRDHKGAPISTIQCVNQHCKTFGLEGNELWLAASADRRVSVWAADWLKDKCDLLDWLTFPAPSFLGDDAPPPSLAAFAPTDPSLVVYTGYGVEKELTFYSLVKKQIIKKISLPHWISCLSLSCKSQLIAVGSQERVVKMINWGSGRCQDFSQHSDSLQTCHFSPSGTLLFTVAFNEILLWDVRDL